GAAACCAACAACACCAACAACAATTCCACATCTTCTTTCCAACCACAACCTCAATTTAACAACAACGATGTTTCCCAACGTCGGAGTTCCGATTCCAACATGGATATGTTCCGGAATATGGCACGCGACATAAAAAAATCTCGTTAAAAAACTGTTTGTAAGTTAAACGGTAGCTTCCCATTGTTAGAAGCTACCCACCTCTGCGCGATCGACGGCTACAAGCTTAGCGATCGCGGTTTTTTTTGGCAAATCGCCGCTGAAGTACGATCGAATTTTACAGGCTGTCTTTTGACAGGAAAAACTTCGCTACCAAATAATAGAAGATAGCGGGCCTAAGTTTCGATATAATAAAGCCTCGTAGTCAACCAACTTCACTGCGTAATGATGGTAAAAAAACTATTTTCCTTGGTTACCCTTCTCGTGGCGTTCGTTGCTTTGACATTTGCCACCCCAGCCATGGCTGCCGACCTGAGCAATGGTGCTAAAGTGTTTAGTGCCAACTGCACCGCTTGCCATATGGGTGGTGGCAATACCGTCAATCCTGCCAAAACCCTGAAAAAATCCGATTTAGAAAAATACGGCATGGATTCCATGGATGCCATTACCACTCAGGTCAAACAAGGGAAAATGGCCATGCCCTCCTTTATC
The sequence above is drawn from the Geitlerinema sp. PCC 9228 genome and encodes:
- a CDS encoding c-type cytochrome, producing the protein MVKKLFSLVTLLVAFVALTFATPAMAADLSNGAKVFSANCTACHMGGGNTVNPAKTLKKSDLEKYGMDSMDAITTQVKQGKMAMPSFIGRLSSKDIEDVAAYILDKAEKGW